One stretch of Streptomyces peucetius DNA includes these proteins:
- a CDS encoding glycoside hydrolase family 13 protein, producing MTQHLAAPAAPTSGTHTGWWRDAVIYQVYPRSFADGNGDGMGDLEGIRDRLPYLRDLGVDAVWLSPFYASPQADAGYDVADYRAIDPMFGSLLDADALIRDAHGLGLRIIVDLVPNHSSDQHEWFQRALREGPGSPLRERYHFRPGKGANGELPPNDWESIFGGPAWTRAADGEWYLHLFAPEQPDFNWEHPAVRDEFRSILRFWLDMGVDGFRVDVAHGLIKAPGLPDLGKHDQLKLLGNDVMPFFDQDGVHDVYRSWRKVLEEYGDDRVLVAEAWTPTVERTANYVRPDEMHQAFNFQYLGTHWDAAELREVIDDSLAAMRPVGAPTTWVLSNHDVTRHATRFANPAGMGTQIRTAGDRALGLRRARAATLLMLALPGSAYVYQGEELGLPDVTDLPDEVRQDPSFWRASGQDGFRDGCRVPIPWTAEGSSYGFGDGGSWLPQPDSWGALSVEAQTGDPGSTLELYRTALAVRRGHAGLGAGDAVEWVDAPEGVLAFRRDGFLCTANTTGETVRIPLPGRTLLANDTVMVVDDMAEVPADTTVWWAV from the coding sequence ATGACCCAGCACCTTGCTGCCCCCGCCGCCCCCACCTCCGGCACGCACACGGGCTGGTGGCGTGACGCGGTGATCTACCAGGTGTACCCGCGCAGCTTCGCCGACGGCAACGGCGACGGCATGGGAGATCTGGAAGGCATCCGCGACCGGCTGCCCTATCTGCGGGACCTCGGCGTCGACGCCGTCTGGCTGAGCCCGTTCTACGCCTCGCCGCAGGCCGACGCCGGCTACGACGTGGCCGACTACCGCGCCATCGACCCGATGTTCGGCTCGCTCCTCGACGCCGACGCGCTGATCCGCGACGCCCACGGGCTGGGCCTGCGCATCATCGTGGACCTCGTGCCCAACCACTCCTCGGACCAGCACGAGTGGTTCCAGCGCGCCCTGCGCGAAGGTCCCGGCTCGCCGCTGAGGGAGCGCTACCACTTCCGTCCGGGCAAGGGAGCGAACGGTGAACTGCCCCCCAACGACTGGGAGTCCATCTTCGGCGGCCCCGCCTGGACCCGGGCCGCCGACGGAGAGTGGTACCTCCACCTCTTCGCTCCCGAGCAGCCCGACTTCAACTGGGAGCACCCCGCCGTACGGGACGAGTTCCGCTCCATCCTGCGGTTCTGGCTCGACATGGGGGTCGACGGCTTCCGCGTCGACGTCGCCCACGGCCTCATCAAGGCCCCGGGCCTGCCCGACCTCGGCAAGCACGACCAGCTGAAGCTGCTCGGAAACGATGTCATGCCGTTCTTCGACCAGGACGGTGTCCACGACGTCTACCGCTCCTGGCGCAAGGTCCTCGAGGAGTACGGCGACGACCGCGTCCTCGTCGCGGAGGCCTGGACGCCCACCGTCGAACGCACCGCCAACTACGTGCGCCCCGACGAGATGCACCAGGCCTTCAACTTCCAGTACCTCGGCACCCACTGGGACGCCGCGGAGCTGCGCGAGGTCATCGACGACTCGCTCGCCGCCATGCGGCCCGTGGGGGCGCCCACCACCTGGGTGCTCTCCAACCACGACGTCACCCGCCACGCCACCCGCTTCGCCAACCCCGCGGGCATGGGCACCCAGATCCGCACCGCCGGCGACCGCGCCCTCGGCCTGCGCCGCGCCCGCGCCGCCACGCTGCTGATGCTGGCCCTGCCCGGTTCCGCGTACGTCTACCAGGGCGAGGAGCTCGGCCTGCCCGACGTCACGGACCTGCCCGACGAGGTCCGCCAGGACCCGTCGTTCTGGCGGGCCAGTGGGCAGGACGGCTTTCGCGACGGCTGCCGGGTGCCGATCCCGTGGACCGCCGAGGGCTCCTCGTACGGCTTCGGCGACGGCGGCAGCTGGCTGCCGCAGCCCGACAGCTGGGGCGCGCTGAGCGTCGAGGCGCAGACCGGCGACCCGGGTTCCACGCTCGAGCTCTACCGCACGGCGCTCGCCGTCCGCCGCGGTCACGCCGGGCTCGGCGCGGGTGACGCGGTCGAGTGGGTGGACGCCCCGGAGGGTGTGCTGGCGTTCCGCCGCGACGGTTTCCTGTGCACCGCCAACACCACGGGCGAGACGGTCCGCATCCCGCTGCCCGGCCGGACGCTGCTCGCCAACGACACGGTGATGGTCGTCGACGACATGGCAGAGGTGCCCGCCGACACCACCGTCTGGTGGGCGGTGTGA
- a CDS encoding carbohydrate-binding module family 20 domain-containing protein — translation MASRTVAAALAVVAGAAVAVTAPTAAQAAPPGDKDVTAVMFEWKFDSVARSCTDTLGPAGYGFVQVSPPQEHIQGGQWWTSYQPVSYQIAGRLGDRAAFRNMVNTCHSAGVKVLADAVVNHMSAGSGTGTGGSSYTKYNYPGLYSAPDMDNCTSQINNYQDRGNVQNCELVGLADLDTGEEYVRGRIAGYLSDLLSLGVDGFRIDASKHMPADDLAAIKGKLSNPGVYWKHEAIHGAGEAVSPSEYLGSGDVQEFRYGRGLKQVFNNENLAHLKNFGEGWGFMESGKSAVFVTNHDTERVGDTLTYKNGAAYTLAHVFMLAWPYGSPDVHSGYDFTNHDAGPPNGGQVTACYSDGWKCQHAWREISSMVAFRNTARGTGVTNWWDNGGDQIAFGRGDKAYVAINHEGSTLTRTFQTSLPSGSYCDVQSGNAVTVDGSGRFTATLGAGTAVALHAGARDCDGGTTDPAPVEAGASFNVNATTVMGQNIYVTGNRTELGNWSPGSALKLDPASYPVWKLDVNLPAGTSFEYKYIRKDAAGNVTWESGANRTATVPSSGKVTLNDTWRN, via the coding sequence ATGGCCAGCAGAACCGTGGCCGCGGCACTCGCCGTTGTGGCAGGAGCCGCCGTTGCCGTCACGGCCCCCACCGCCGCCCAGGCCGCCCCGCCCGGAGACAAGGACGTCACCGCGGTGATGTTCGAGTGGAAGTTCGACTCCGTCGCCAGGTCGTGCACCGACACCCTCGGCCCCGCCGGATACGGCTTCGTACAGGTCTCACCGCCCCAGGAGCACATCCAGGGCGGCCAGTGGTGGACCTCGTACCAGCCGGTCAGTTATCAGATCGCCGGACGTCTCGGTGACCGCGCCGCCTTCCGGAACATGGTGAACACCTGCCACTCCGCCGGCGTCAAGGTCCTCGCCGACGCGGTCGTCAACCACATGTCGGCCGGGTCCGGCACCGGCACCGGCGGGTCCTCGTACACCAAGTACAACTACCCCGGCCTGTACTCGGCGCCGGACATGGACAACTGCACCTCACAGATCAACAACTACCAGGACCGCGGGAACGTGCAGAACTGCGAGCTCGTCGGGCTCGCGGACCTGGACACCGGCGAGGAGTACGTCCGGGGCCGGATCGCCGGATACCTGAGCGACCTGCTGTCCCTCGGCGTCGACGGCTTCCGCATCGACGCCTCCAAGCACATGCCGGCCGACGACCTCGCCGCGATCAAGGGCAAGCTGAGCAACCCCGGCGTGTACTGGAAGCACGAGGCCATCCACGGCGCGGGCGAGGCGGTGTCACCGAGCGAGTACCTCGGCAGCGGCGACGTCCAGGAGTTCCGCTACGGGCGCGGTCTCAAGCAGGTCTTCAACAACGAGAACCTCGCCCACCTCAAGAACTTCGGCGAGGGCTGGGGCTTCATGGAGTCCGGGAAGTCCGCCGTCTTCGTCACCAACCACGACACCGAGCGCGTCGGCGACACCCTCACCTACAAGAACGGCGCCGCCTACACCCTGGCGCACGTCTTCATGCTGGCCTGGCCGTACGGCAGCCCGGACGTCCACTCCGGCTACGACTTCACGAACCATGACGCCGGCCCGCCGAACGGTGGCCAGGTCACCGCCTGCTACAGCGACGGCTGGAAGTGCCAGCACGCCTGGCGCGAGATCTCCTCGATGGTCGCCTTCCGCAACACCGCACGGGGCACCGGCGTCACGAACTGGTGGGACAACGGCGGCGACCAGATCGCCTTCGGCCGCGGCGACAAGGCGTACGTCGCCATCAACCACGAAGGTTCGACGCTGACCCGCACGTTCCAGACCTCGCTGCCGTCGGGCAGCTACTGCGACGTGCAGAGCGGCAACGCGGTCACGGTCGACGGCTCGGGCCGGTTCACCGCCACGCTGGGCGCCGGCACCGCCGTCGCACTGCACGCCGGAGCCCGCGACTGCGACGGTGGCACCACCGATCCCGCACCGGTGGAGGCGGGCGCGTCGTTCAACGTGAACGCCACCACCGTCATGGGCCAGAACATCTACGTCACCGGCAACCGCACCGAGCTCGGCAACTGGAGCCCGGGCAGCGCCCTCAAGCTGGACCCGGCGAGCTATCCCGTGTGGAAGCTCGACGTGAACCTGCCCGCCGGCACGTCCTTCGAATACAAGTACATCCGCAAGGACGCGGCCGGAAACGTCACCTGGGAGAGCGGCGCCAACCGCACCGCCACTGTCCCGTCCTCCGGCAAGGTCACGCTGAACGACACCTGGCGCAACTGA
- a CDS encoding LacI family DNA-binding transcriptional regulator, translating into MGGVTVPLPRGDGSAAPRLADLALQAQVSEATVSRVLNGKAGVAAATRHKVLAALDVLGYERPVRLRQRSAGLVGLIIPELTNPIFPAFAQVIEQVLAGHGYTPVLCTQMPGGSTEDELVEQLEERGVTGIVFLSGLHADTTADPSRYLKLAGRGVPFVLINGYNEAVQAPFVSPDDRSAARMAVRHLVELGHERIGLAIGPTRYVPSLRKAEGFTEALESMLGLSADDAGSFIQRTLFSVEGGQAAAGLLLDQGCTGIVCGSDLMALGVVRAVRARGLDVPGDVSVVGFDDSPLIAFTDPPLTTVRQPVQAMATAAVDALVEEIDGNPVQRTEFVFQPELVVRGSTGAPRR; encoded by the coding sequence GTGGGCGGTGTGACGGTTCCCCTGCCTCGGGGCGACGGGTCCGCCGCCCCGAGGCTCGCCGACCTCGCTCTCCAGGCCCAGGTCAGCGAAGCCACGGTCAGCCGGGTGCTCAACGGCAAGGCCGGTGTCGCGGCCGCCACCCGGCACAAGGTGCTGGCCGCCCTCGACGTGCTCGGCTACGAGCGGCCGGTGCGGCTGCGGCAGCGCAGCGCCGGGCTCGTCGGCCTGATCATCCCCGAGCTGACCAACCCGATCTTCCCGGCGTTCGCCCAGGTGATCGAGCAGGTGCTGGCGGGGCACGGCTACACGCCCGTGCTGTGCACACAGATGCCGGGCGGTTCCACGGAGGACGAACTGGTCGAGCAACTGGAGGAACGCGGTGTCACGGGCATCGTGTTCCTCTCCGGGCTGCACGCCGACACGACGGCCGACCCGTCCCGCTACCTCAAACTCGCGGGCCGGGGCGTCCCGTTCGTCCTCATCAACGGCTACAACGAGGCCGTCCAGGCGCCGTTCGTGTCCCCCGACGACCGCTCCGCGGCGCGCATGGCCGTGCGGCACCTCGTCGAGCTCGGGCACGAGCGCATCGGCCTGGCCATCGGGCCGACCCGCTATGTGCCCTCGCTGCGCAAGGCGGAGGGCTTCACCGAGGCGCTCGAGTCGATGCTGGGGCTGTCGGCGGACGACGCCGGGAGCTTCATCCAGCGCACGCTGTTCTCCGTCGAGGGCGGCCAGGCCGCCGCCGGCCTGCTGCTCGACCAGGGGTGCACCGGGATCGTCTGCGGCAGCGACCTGATGGCGCTCGGCGTGGTCAGGGCGGTGCGGGCACGCGGGCTGGACGTGCCCGGCGACGTGTCGGTGGTCGGCTTCGACGACTCGCCTCTCATCGCGTTCACGGACCCGCCGCTCACGACGGTGCGGCAGCCGGTGCAGGCGATGGCCACGGCGGCGGTGGACGCGCTGGTCGAGGAGATCGACGGAAACCCGGTGCAGAGGACGGAGTTTGTTTTCCAGCCTGAGCTGGTGGTGCGCGGTTCGACGGGCGCGCCGCGGCGCTGA
- the pulA gene encoding pullulanase-type alpha-1,6-glucosidase: protein MIRPRIPLRSAVAAAVATATVAALVSALPAAAAPKPPKPPSDRSLAAEPARHDLTRDQFYFVLPDRFANGDPKNDRGGLTGSRLATGYDPTDKGFYQGGDLKGITEKLDYIKGLGTTAIWMAPIFKNQPVQGEGKDASAGYHGYWITDFTQVDPHFGTNADLERLVEAAHAKGMKVFFDVITNHTADVVDYKEKSYDYLSEGAFPYLTEDGVPFDDTDYADGSKRFPRVDTDSFPRTPVVPEGKKDLKVPSWLNDPTMYHNRGDSTFAGESSENGDFVGLDDLWTERPEVVEGMEKIYQRWVRDFGIDGFRIDTVKHVNTEFWTQWATALDAYAAKRGRDDFFMFGEVYSADPAITSKYVTEGRLDATLDFPFQDAARNYASQGGSADKLANLFAQDYRYTTDKANAYESVPFLGNHDMGRFGTFLAQDNPKAGDAELLARYKLANELMFLSRGNPVVYYGDEQGFTGAGGDKDSRQTLFASKTADYLDDDRIGTDRTHADDAYDTSHPLYRQIAALSKLTEEHPALRDGVQEQRYAEGSVYAFSRTDAKTRTEYFVAVNNATEAKTVTVPTGSAGMDFTAVHGGSGTVRSGTDRKIEVTVPALGSLVLKAAKPLGTPTAKPSVTLKAPEAGATGTVEISADTGGGQLNRVVFAAQTGNGDWQVLGSADHAPYKVTQRITAPAGTALRYKAVVVDSAGRTASATAGTTSGAPAVPQPPSATQRDYAIVHYKRADGDYTDWGLYTWGDIAEGEGTTWPAGKPFSGRDAYGAFAYVKLKPGASSVGFIAVNKDGVKDTDADRTIDLSKTGEVWIEQGKPEVGNTAPEGAYPPQDTTKAVLHYQRADGDYAGWGLHTWTGAANPTDWSKPLEPVRTDAYGAVYEVPLAAGATSLSYILHKGDEKDLPSDQSLDLKGVGHEVWLLAGQEKYLLPQPKGGGAALDLTKAQAVWIDEDTVAWNGSDAAASSALLYSRDGSITVKDGALSGDRRVLRLNGTELTDTQKAAFPHLKAYQAWSVDPRDRDRVREALRGQVVAAQYAANGAALTATGVQIAGVLDDLYAAKATRADLGATFDRKGVPTLRLWAPTAQHVSLELDGRTVAMRRDDASGVWSVRGRKNWKGDEYRYHVKVWAPAVQKVVTNKVTDPYSLALTTDSQRSIVADLSDRSLMPAGWSTLKKPAAVPLKDAQIQELHIRDFSIADPTASDRGTYLAFADKDSKGSKHLRDLADAGTSYVHLLPAFDIGTIPEKKSDQQQPECDLLILAPDSAEQQACIAKAAAKDAFNWGYDPLHYTVPEGSYSTDPDGTRRTVEFRQMVKSLNEDGLRTVMDVVYNHTVAAGQSDKSVLDKVVPGYYQRLLADGSVATSTCCANTAPENAMMGKLVVDSVVTWARDYKVDGFRFDLMGHHPKENILAVRAALDELTLERDGVDGKKIILYGEGWNFGEIADDARFVQATQKNMAGTGIATFSDRARDAVRGGGPFDEDPGVQGFGSGLYTDPNSSPANGTPAEQKARLLHYQDLIKVGLSGNLASYSFTDTEGRTVKGSEVDYNGSPAGYAAAPGEALAYSDAHDNESLYDALAFKLPAATSPADRARMQVLSMAVSALSQGPALSQAGSDLLRSKSLDRNSYDSGDWFNAIHWDCRDGNGFGRGLPPEADNKAKWGFAKPLLTAPSLTVGCAEINGTSAAYRDLLRIRTGEPAFGLSTAEQVRSALSFPLSGRDETPGVITMRLDDLVVVFNATPERQTQRVEALAGKDYALHAVQRGGADDVVKSAEYERSSGGFTVPARTVAVFERG from the coding sequence TTGATACGCCCTCGTATCCCGCTGCGCAGCGCAGTGGCCGCCGCCGTGGCAACGGCGACGGTCGCGGCGCTGGTGTCCGCCCTTCCGGCGGCAGCGGCGCCCAAGCCGCCGAAGCCGCCGTCGGACAGATCGCTGGCCGCCGAGCCCGCCCGCCACGACCTGACGCGTGACCAGTTCTACTTCGTCCTGCCGGACCGTTTCGCCAACGGCGACCCCAAGAACGACCGCGGAGGACTGACCGGTTCACGCCTCGCGACCGGCTACGACCCCACCGACAAGGGCTTCTACCAGGGTGGCGATCTCAAGGGGATCACCGAGAAACTGGACTACATCAAGGGGCTCGGCACCACCGCCATCTGGATGGCGCCGATCTTCAAGAACCAGCCCGTGCAGGGCGAGGGCAAGGACGCCAGCGCCGGCTACCACGGCTATTGGATCACCGACTTCACCCAGGTCGACCCGCACTTCGGCACCAACGCCGACCTGGAGCGGCTGGTCGAGGCGGCCCACGCCAAGGGCATGAAGGTCTTCTTCGACGTCATCACCAACCACACCGCCGATGTCGTCGACTACAAGGAGAAGTCGTACGACTATCTCTCCGAGGGCGCCTTCCCGTACCTGACCGAGGACGGCGTGCCCTTCGACGACACCGATTACGCGGACGGCTCGAAGCGCTTCCCGCGCGTCGACACGGACTCCTTCCCCCGGACGCCTGTCGTGCCCGAGGGCAAGAAGGACCTCAAGGTCCCGTCCTGGCTCAACGACCCGACGATGTACCACAATCGCGGTGACTCGACCTTCGCCGGCGAGTCGTCCGAGAACGGCGACTTCGTCGGCCTTGACGACCTGTGGACCGAGCGTCCCGAGGTCGTCGAGGGCATGGAGAAGATCTACCAGCGCTGGGTCCGCGACTTCGGCATCGACGGCTTCCGCATCGACACGGTCAAGCACGTCAACACCGAGTTCTGGACACAGTGGGCCACCGCGCTGGACGCGTACGCCGCCAAGCGCGGCCGGGACGACTTCTTCATGTTCGGCGAGGTCTACTCGGCCGACCCGGCCATCACCTCGAAGTACGTGACCGAGGGCCGCCTCGACGCCACCCTGGACTTCCCCTTCCAGGACGCCGCCCGCAACTACGCCTCCCAGGGCGGCTCCGCGGACAAACTGGCGAACCTCTTCGCGCAGGACTACCGCTACACCACCGACAAGGCCAACGCCTACGAGTCGGTTCCCTTCCTCGGCAACCACGACATGGGCCGCTTCGGCACGTTCCTCGCACAGGACAACCCGAAGGCCGGCGACGCCGAGCTGCTGGCGCGCTACAAGCTCGCCAACGAGCTGATGTTCCTCAGCCGCGGCAACCCCGTCGTCTACTACGGCGACGAGCAGGGCTTCACCGGCGCCGGTGGCGACAAGGACTCCCGCCAGACCCTGTTCGCCTCGAAGACCGCCGACTACCTCGACGACGACCGGATCGGCACCGACCGCACCCACGCCGACGACGCGTACGACACCTCGCACCCGCTGTACCGGCAGATCGCCGCGCTGTCGAAGCTCACCGAGGAACACCCGGCGCTGCGCGACGGCGTCCAGGAGCAGCGGTACGCCGAAGGCTCGGTGTACGCCTTCTCCCGCACGGACGCGAAGACGCGGACCGAGTACTTCGTCGCCGTGAACAACGCGACCGAGGCGAAGACCGTGACCGTTCCGACCGGCTCGGCCGGCATGGACTTCACGGCGGTCCACGGCGGCTCCGGCACCGTTCGCAGCGGCACGGACAGGAAGATCGAGGTGACCGTCCCGGCGCTGGGGTCCCTGGTGCTGAAGGCGGCGAAGCCGCTCGGCACGCCCACCGCGAAGCCGTCGGTCACGCTGAAGGCCCCCGAGGCCGGTGCCACCGGCACCGTCGAGATCTCCGCGGACACCGGCGGCGGGCAGCTGAACCGCGTCGTGTTCGCCGCCCAGACCGGCAACGGCGACTGGCAGGTGCTCGGCTCCGCCGACCACGCCCCGTACAAGGTCACCCAGCGCATCACCGCCCCGGCGGGAACGGCCCTGCGGTACAAGGCCGTCGTCGTCGACAGCGCGGGCCGCACCGCGAGCGCGACTGCCGGGACCACCAGCGGCGCGCCCGCCGTTCCGCAGCCGCCGAGCGCCACCCAGCGCGACTACGCGATCGTCCACTACAAGCGCGCGGACGGCGACTACACCGACTGGGGCCTGTACACCTGGGGCGACATCGCCGAGGGCGAGGGCACCACCTGGCCCGCCGGCAAGCCGTTCAGCGGGCGCGACGCCTACGGCGCCTTCGCATACGTCAAGCTCAAGCCCGGCGCCTCCTCGGTGGGCTTCATCGCCGTGAACAAGGACGGCGTGAAGGACACCGACGCCGACCGCACGATCGACCTGTCGAAGACCGGTGAGGTCTGGATCGAGCAGGGCAAGCCGGAGGTCGGCAACACCGCTCCCGAAGGCGCGTACCCGCCCCAGGACACCACGAAGGCCGTGCTCCACTACCAGCGTGCCGACGGCGACTACGCGGGCTGGGGTCTGCACACCTGGACCGGCGCCGCGAACCCGACCGACTGGAGCAAGCCGCTGGAGCCGGTGCGGACCGACGCGTACGGCGCGGTCTACGAGGTGCCGCTCGCGGCGGGAGCCACCTCGCTCAGCTACATCCTGCACAAGGGCGACGAGAAGGACCTGCCGTCCGACCAGTCGCTCGACCTCAAGGGCGTCGGCCACGAGGTGTGGCTGCTCGCCGGCCAGGAGAAGTACCTGCTGCCGCAGCCCAAGGGCGGCGGCGCGGCCCTCGACCTGACCAAGGCACAGGCCGTCTGGATCGACGAGGACACCGTCGCCTGGAACGGCAGCGACGCCGCCGCCTCCAGCGCGCTGCTGTACTCGCGCGACGGCTCCATCACCGTCAAGGACGGTGCGCTGAGCGGTGACAGGCGAGTGCTGCGGCTGAACGGTACGGAGCTCACCGACACGCAGAAGGCGGCGTTCCCGCACCTCAAGGCGTACCAGGCCTGGTCCGTCGACCCGCGTGACCGTGACCGGGTGCGCGAGGCCCTGCGCGGGCAGGTCGTGGCGGCGCAGTACGCGGCCAACGGTGCCGCGCTGACCGCCACCGGCGTGCAGATCGCCGGAGTCCTCGACGACCTGTACGCGGCGAAGGCCACCCGGGCCGACCTCGGCGCCACCTTCGACCGCAAGGGCGTCCCGACGCTGCGGCTGTGGGCACCGACCGCCCAGCACGTCTCCCTCGAACTCGACGGGAGGACGGTCGCCATGCGCCGCGACGACGCCAGCGGCGTCTGGTCGGTCAGAGGCAGGAAGAACTGGAAGGGTGACGAGTACCGGTACCACGTGAAGGTCTGGGCGCCCGCCGTCCAGAAGGTCGTCACCAACAAGGTCACCGACCCCTACTCGCTGGCACTGACCACCGATTCGCAGCGGAGCATCGTCGCCGACCTCTCCGACAGGTCCCTCATGCCGGCCGGCTGGTCGACGCTGAAGAAGCCCGCCGCCGTGCCTCTGAAGGACGCACAGATCCAGGAGCTGCACATCCGCGACTTCTCGATCGCCGACCCGACGGCCTCGGACAGGGGCACCTACCTGGCCTTCGCCGACAAGGACAGCAAGGGCTCGAAGCACCTGCGGGACCTGGCGGACGCCGGCACCTCGTACGTGCACCTGCTGCCCGCCTTCGACATCGGCACCATCCCCGAGAAGAAGTCGGACCAGCAGCAGCCCGAGTGCGACCTGTTGATCCTCGCGCCCGACTCGGCCGAGCAGCAGGCATGCATCGCGAAGGCCGCGGCGAAGGACGCGTTCAACTGGGGCTACGACCCGCTGCACTACACCGTTCCCGAGGGCTCGTACTCCACCGACCCGGACGGGACCCGCCGCACGGTCGAGTTCCGGCAGATGGTCAAGTCGCTGAACGAGGACGGGCTGCGCACCGTCATGGACGTGGTCTACAACCACACCGTGGCCGCCGGTCAGTCGGACAAGTCCGTACTCGACAAGGTCGTGCCCGGCTACTACCAGCGGCTGCTGGCCGACGGCAGCGTCGCCACCTCCACCTGCTGCGCCAACACCGCGCCGGAGAACGCGATGATGGGCAAGCTCGTCGTCGACTCGGTCGTGACCTGGGCACGTGACTACAAGGTGGACGGCTTCCGCTTCGACCTGATGGGCCACCACCCGAAGGAGAACATCCTCGCGGTACGCGCCGCCCTCGACGAGCTGACGCTTGAGCGCGACGGCGTGGACGGCAAGAAGATCATTCTGTACGGGGAGGGTTGGAACTTCGGCGAGATCGCCGACGACGCCCGCTTCGTCCAGGCCACCCAGAAGAACATGGCGGGCACCGGCATCGCCACCTTCTCCGACCGGGCGCGCGACGCCGTCCGCGGTGGCGGGCCCTTCGACGAGGACCCGGGCGTGCAGGGCTTCGGCTCCGGTCTGTACACCGACCCCAACTCCTCGCCGGCCAACGGGACGCCGGCCGAGCAGAAGGCCCGGCTGCTGCACTACCAGGACCTGATCAAGGTGGGTCTGTCCGGCAACCTCGCCTCCTACTCCTTCACCGACACCGAAGGCCGCACCGTCAAGGGCTCCGAGGTCGACTACAACGGCTCCCCGGCCGGCTACGCGGCCGCACCCGGAGAAGCCCTCGCCTACTCGGACGCCCACGACAACGAGTCGCTCTACGACGCCCTCGCGTTCAAGCTCCCGGCCGCCACCTCACCGGCCGACCGGGCCCGTATGCAGGTGCTGTCCATGGCCGTCTCCGCGCTGTCGCAGGGACCGGCGCTCTCCCAGGCCGGGTCGGACCTGCTGCGCTCCAAGTCCCTGGACCGCAACTCGTACGACAGCGGCGACTGGTTCAACGCGATCCACTGGGACTGCCGCGACGGCAACGGGTTCGGGCGCGGACTCCCGCCGGAGGCCGACAACAAGGCCAAGTGGGGCTTCGCGAAGCCGCTGCTCACCGCGCCCTCGCTGACCGTGGGCTGCGCGGAGATCAACGGCACGTCCGCCGCGTACCGTGACCTGCTGAGGATCCGCACCGGAGAGCCGGCCTTCGGCCTGTCCACCGCGGAGCAGGTCCGGTCGGCGCTGTCCTTCCCGCTGTCCGGCAGGGACGAGACCCCCGGGGTGATCACCATGCGTCTCGACGACCTGGTCGTGGTGTTCAACGCCACCCCCGAGCGCCAGACACAGCGGGTCGAGGCACTCGCCGGCAAGGACTACGCACTCCACGCCGTCCAGCGCGGGGGTGCCGACGACGTCGTCAAGTCCGCCGAATACGAACGGAGTTCCGGCGGCTTCACGGTCCCGGCCCGTACGGTCGCCGTGTTCGAACGCGGCTGA
- a CDS encoding sugar ABC transporter permease → MVTTAVTPTSSRRTKVRRRGERSPLASLGLHATLIVASVVAVFPVLWVFLTSLKPAKYANTTDFVKETTFENYTNLLENTEFLTWFGNSLLIAGLTTLLGVIVAATTGYAVSRFRFPGKRGLMWTLLITQMFPVAVLIVPIYNIMSAIGLLNNAFGLVVTYLTIAVPFCAWMMKGFFDTIPMEIDESGQVDGLTPFGTFWRLILPLAKPGIAVTAFYSFITAWGEVAYASAFMVGDENLTLAGGLQKFVNQYGAQWGPMTAASVLIAIPAGLVFLFAQRHLVTGMSAGAVKG, encoded by the coding sequence CTGGTGACCACCGCCGTGACCCCCACGTCCAGCCGGCGGACCAAGGTCCGCCGCCGTGGCGAGCGTTCGCCGCTCGCGTCGCTCGGACTGCACGCCACGTTGATCGTCGCCTCCGTGGTCGCGGTCTTCCCGGTGCTGTGGGTCTTCCTGACCTCGCTGAAGCCGGCCAAGTACGCGAACACGACGGACTTCGTCAAGGAGACGACGTTCGAGAACTACACGAACCTGCTGGAGAACACCGAGTTCCTCACCTGGTTCGGCAACTCGCTGCTGATCGCCGGTCTCACGACCCTGCTCGGCGTCATCGTCGCCGCCACCACCGGATACGCGGTCAGCCGCTTCCGCTTTCCCGGCAAGCGCGGCCTGATGTGGACGCTGCTGATCACCCAGATGTTCCCGGTCGCCGTCCTGATCGTGCCGATCTACAACATCATGTCCGCCATCGGACTGCTGAACAACGCGTTCGGCCTGGTCGTCACGTACCTCACCATCGCCGTTCCGTTCTGTGCGTGGATGATGAAGGGCTTCTTCGACACCATCCCGATGGAGATCGACGAATCGGGCCAGGTGGACGGGCTCACCCCGTTCGGAACCTTCTGGCGGCTGATCCTGCCGCTCGCCAAGCCCGGCATCGCGGTCACCGCGTTCTACTCGTTCATCACCGCCTGGGGCGAGGTCGCCTACGCGTCCGCCTTCATGGTCGGCGACGAGAACCTCACCCTCGCCGGCGGACTGCAGAAGTTCGTCAACCAGTACGGCGCCCAGTGGGGCCCGATGACGGCGGCGTCCGTGCTCATCGCCATACCCGCGGGACTCGTGTTCCTCTTCGCCCAGCGGCATCTCGTGACCGGTATGTCCGCCGGTGCCGTCAAGGGCTGA